The following nucleotide sequence is from Methylocella sp..
CTATCGTCGTCAACAGGGTTCCGACCGACTGACCGCCCTGGACGAGATTGCCGACATCGATCCTGTGATCGGAGACGCGACCGGGAATCGGCGCCCGCACTTGCGTCCACTCGAGATTGAGCTCGGCGTTATGCAACGCAGCTTCCGCGCTGAGTTTCTGCGCGTTCGCGACATCGAGATTGGCCTTGCGCTGATCGACGTCGCGCAAAGTGATCGCGCGGGTTTCCACCAATTGCTGCGCTCTTGTAACGTCATTGGCGGAGACTTCGATCTGCGCCTGAGCTTTGGCGACGTCCGCTTTCGCGCTGTCGACCGCGATCTGATACGGGCGAGGATCGATGACGAAAAGAAGATCGCCGGTCTTGACGATCTGGCCGTCGACAAAATTGATCGTATCGACGGCCCCCGACACGCGCGGCCGCACTTCGACCTGCTGCAGCGGCTCGAAACGGCCGGTATATTCGTCCCAACGCGGCACCGATCTAGCCAGGGGTTGCGCGACGGTAACTTGCGGCGGCGGCGGCTCGGCAGCTGCGGGTTGCGCGCCGACAAAGGTCAAAGCTGCAACGAATGACAGGCCAATATCGCGCAGGATCCGTGGTGAAATGGTCAATGACATTATGAAGACCCAAAAAGAGCTCTGTCGCGGGGGTTTTGGAACGTCGCGCAGCCAAGTGACCGGATCAATCCGATTTTCCGAAGCGCAGGCAATAGAAACGCAGGAATGAGACATCGAAGATATTTCGATTGAAATGAAAATGTAAGATGCAAATGGTGGCGACCGACTCGATTTGCAAGGCTTGCGCTGTGCGACGCGGACAGCCGCTGCCTGAAATGATTCCAAACCATTTATCCAAACCGCTTGCCGGAATGCCCCTGGCGAGACAATATGTAGCGATCCATCGTTTGCTTGGGCCCTCGCATTTTAGAGCGCCAGTATCGCCCCTGTCGCAAATTGACGGAGGGGTTTTCCGCAAAGGCGGTCATCATGCCGAAAGATCATAGATATCAGCAATGGAGATGATCGAGACAACCGTTTCGACAAGAAAAACGGTCCTCTATAGCCTAGCTTCAACAAATGAAGAGGAAATTATGCTGTGAGCGACAAGATCCTGACGACGACGGCCGGAGCGCCGATATCAGATAACCAAAACTCCATCACCGCGGGTCCGCGCGGTCCGGTGTTGATGGAGGATTATCAGCTGCTCGAAAAGCTCGCGCATCAGAATCGTGAGCGCATTCCGGAGCGGACTGTTCACGCCAAAGGGGTTGGAGCCTACGGCTCCTTGACCATCACCCACGACATCACAAAATATTCGAAGGCAAAAATCTTCGCCGCAATCGGCAAGAAAACCGAAGTGCTGGCGCGCTTTTCGACGGTCGCCGGGGAACGCGGCGCAGCCGACGCAGAGCGCGACGTCCGCGGATTTTCGCTGAAATTCTACACTGAAGACGGCAATTGGGATCTCGTCGGCAATAATACGCCGGTGTTCTTCGTACGCGATCCGCTGAAATTTCCGGACTTCATTCATACGCAGAAGCGCCATCCGAAAACCAATATGCGTTCGCCGACCGCCATGTGGGATTTTTGGTCGCTCAGTCCTGAAAGCCTGCATCAGGTAACGATCCTGATGTCGGATCGCGGCTTGCCGCAAGGGATGCGCCATCTGCATGGTTTTGGCTCGCACACTTTCGCTTTCATTAATGAGCGGAACCAGCGTCACTGGGTCAAATTCCACTTCAAGTCCTTGCAGGGCATTAAAAACTGGACCAATCGCGAAGCTGAATCCGTCGTTGCGACGGACCGCGAAAGCGCGCAGCGCGACCTCTTCGAGGCGATCGAACGGAATGATTTTCCGAAGTGGCGTTTCGCGGTTCAGATCATGCCCGAGGCGGACGCCGACAAGACATCCTACAACCCGTTCGACCTGACCAAAGTCTGGCCGCATAAAGACTATCCGCTGATCGATGTCGGCGTGCTTGAGCTCAACCGTAATCCAGAGAACTATTTCGCCGAGATCGAGCAATCTTCGTTTTCGCCGTCGAATGTCGTTCCGGGCATCGGCTTCTCACCGGATAAAATGCTGCAGGCGCGACTGTTTTCATACGCCGACGCGCATCGCTACAGAGTCGGCACCCACTATGAATCGCTGCCGGTGAACCGACCGAAAAATGCGGTCAACACCTATCACATGGACGGGTCGATGCGCTTCGATGCTCCGAAAGGAACCGACGCGTATTATGAGCCTAATTCCTTCCATGGTCCGGTGCAGACGAACATCATCGAGGAGCCGCCGCTGAAAATCTCCGGCGACGCCGCGCGATATAATCATCGTGAAGGCAATGATGATTATACGCAGGCAGGGAACCTCTTCCGCCTGATGTCGGACGCGCAGAAGTCGCAGTTGTTCCACAATATCGCTGACGCGATGAATGGCGTTCCGTTGTTCATCATCGATCGTCAGTTGGCGCACTTCGACAAGGCGGACAGAGCCTATGGGGCGGGCGTGCGGGCGGCCTTGGCCGAACATGGCGTGCTTCTCGCCGCCGAGTAAGCGCATCGCGTATGGAGCTACGCAACCCTGAGCGGCGGGACCTCCCGCCGCTTTTTTGCGCCTGCATCGCAAAGCCGCCTCAGGGTTTCGCGTCAGGCGGACTCCCGAGCAAATTCCTTCCCCCGCAACTGAAGCTCCTTGAGATCTTGATAGAACTGCCCCAGCGCGAAGCCAAGGCCGAAAAGCCGCTCCATCGCGTCGCTGGAAAGGCTCAGGGTGAGGCCCTCTTGGCGAAGCGCGGCTATCTCGGCCTCATAGGCGCTGAGGGACGTTTCGACATCAACGAGCGATGGCGCTGAGCCCGACAACAAAGCGGCGCCGCTGTCTTCGAGAAATTCGGCCGCGCTCTCGGCGACGCGCGCTATGGAGGGCGACAGCCGCGTGCGGAAACCCTCGGGAAAAGGCGCGACGGCTGCGCGCCCGATAATGACGAGATCATGACGTAGCCGTAGCAAAGTGATGAGGAGCGGTCTGAGGTCTGGGTCCGCGGATAAATAAGGCACGCGCTCGCGCCTGGCTTCGTCTGCGATCGTCTCGAGCTGCACTAAGGCCGGCCCGATGCCGTCCTGAATCCGAGTGACCGTCGCTGCGTCCAGATTCGCCACGCAACCAGCCAGCAACTCGCGGACCGCCCGCGCCATGAGTTCGAGCATGCGGTCCGCCGCCTCGAGCCCCAGGCCGTGGGCGCGAGAAGGCAAGACCAGAAATGAGACGACAAGAGCGGTGGTTCCGCCGAGGGCGACCTCTATGACCCGGTAGAACGCAGATTCGAGGGGGCTGGCATGGGTGATCGTTGGCGCCAAAAGCACCATGACGGCAGTGAAGGGCGCGGCGCTGAATCGCGGTTTGATGGCTCCCAAGAACGCCAGCGGCGCGATTGAGAGGGCAAGAACAGTCAAAAATTGAATTTCGTTGGTGTGAGGCACGCTAGCGGCGATGATGCCGCTGTAAATGGCGCCGCCTAAGGTGCCAATGAAATAGTCGATCGTGGTTTTTAGCGATTTGCCGAGGCTCAGCTGCGACATGACGACGGCGGTCAAGACCGTCCACAGCACTTGGGGAACATGCAGGAACAGCGAAAGCGCATAAGTCAATAAAGTTGCGACGGTCACCCGGACGCAAAGGCGCAACTCCACCTGGTGCGTCCGGACGGCCGTCAGCAGCCCTTTCCAAGGCCTCGAAATCCAGGGCTGCAAAACGCCATTTATTTGGCCTCGAGCCGCGCTGAAAAATTTTGAGAACGCCCACACGATGTTGGCGGGGAACTGCGGAGGCTTGGGCCGCTCGCCGGCGCTCGGCTTGTTCATCTCATGCCAATCATCAAATGTAGGGTTTTTACGCGTGAGCGCGGCGCGCGGTCTCGGGAACGCAATCGACGCGGCCAAGAACCTTGAAGCTTACCAGCCTCACGAAAGCCTTGGCTGTCAATTGTCCGGCGGCCTCATTTTCACTCACGCTTTGGCGGCGCCCGTCAGAAATGCATGCGCCATCGTCGCCGCGTCCGGCCATGTGCGCGCGCGCCGCGGCCAGAAGATATCGCGGTTCCAAGGCAGATCGCCAAACAGCATGGTCGGGACGCCAGCTTTGAAAGCGCGCCGGATCTGGCGAAAATTATCATCGATCAATAGGCTTGCGTTGATGGAGCGCAGCAGGACAGTCTTATCGGGCTGGTGTCCGATCGGGCTGGTGTCCGACCGAGTGAATGTCCTTGAAGACACCGGGAAAGAGGCGCGTGACCAACGCGTCGGTTTTTTCCGCCATCTCTGGCTTGCGGGCTGTCACGACGACAAGTTGGAACCCGGCGTTCAAGAAACTGCGACAGCCTTCGACCGCGCCGACGGCCGCCGCGATTTTGTGATCGGCGTCGGCGGCGTGGAAAGCGTTGAAAATATCCATCGTCTGCTTGAGGTCGTCGCCGAGCTGGTAGTCGGCGAGGCGGCTGTGGTCGACGCGATAGCCGCGCGTCTCCTCGATCCAATCGAGAAGCACGGTCATCGTGTCGACAAGCGTGTCGTCGAGATAGAGGGCGATGGTTTTCAACGGCCTCAATGGGCGGTTCCTCCGCGCGTATCGCGCAATAGATAAATCTTACGGCGGCATTGCGTTAGCGCGTCAAAAAATCAAGACTCTTGGCATCGCCGTTAGTCCCCGCAGAGCGGCCAAATAGGCGCCAGCTTAGCCCTTAGATCGGACCCGGCCGCACCGCATTGCTTCAAGGCGAACGATGCCCGATCAGCATTCGGGAAAATTGACCGCAAGGCCCCCGCGCGAGGTCTCTTTGTATATGCTGTTCATATCCCTCCCGGTCTGCCGCATGGTGGCGATGACATGATCCAGCGAGACTCTGTGAGTGCCATCGCCCTGCAGCGCCAATGAAGCGGCGTTGATCGCCTTGATCGCGCCGAATGCGTTGCGTTCAATGCACGGAATCTGAACGAGGCCGCCGATTGGATCGCAGGTTAGCCCGAGATGATGCTCCATGGCGATTTCGGCTGCATTTTCGATCTGGCCATTGCTCCCCCCGAGCGCGGCGGCAAGACCCGCGGCGGCCATGGCGGCGGCGACGCCGACTTCTCCCTGGCATCCCGCCTCGGCCCCGGAAATCGATGCATTCATCTTGAACAAAGCGCCGATGGCCCCGGCCGTGAGCAGGAACTGCCGCAGGCCCGCGACGCTCGAGTCCGGGCACCAATCGCGATAATAGCGCATTACAGCCGGGATGACGCCGGCTGCGCCATTGGTCGGCGCCGTCACCACCCGGCCCCCGGCGGCGTTCTCCTCGTTCACCGCGATGGCGTAGACGCTGACGTGATCCATGACTTCATGGGCGTGCCGGAGATTGCTGCGGGCCTTGATCTCGAGCGCCTCGAAAAGATTTCTCGCGCGGCGCTTGACCTTGAGGCCGCCAGGAAGAATCCCGCCCGTGGCGAGCCCGCGATCGATGCAAGCCATCATGGTCTCGACGATCAAATCGAGGTGGCGGAACAGATCCGGCAATGGCCGCCGCATCGCTTCGTTCGCTTGCATCATCTGCGCAAACAGCAGGCCGGTCTTTTCACCCAGCGCCAGAAACTCAGCCATATTGCGGAACATATAGGGCAGCTTTTCCTGCGGTCCCGCAGCGGTCGCCTCCGCATCCTCCGGTATGATGAAGCCGCCGCCGATCGAACACCAGCGCTGCCTCAATAAGGCGATCCCCCCCTCGTTGAAGGCTGTGATCTGCAAGGTGTTTGGATGGCGCGGCGCGGGCGTTTCAAAATCGAAGACGATATCCTTATCTGGAGCGAACCGAATCTGCCGATGTCCCCCAAGACTAAGCTGATGCTGCTGACGGATATTTTCCGCCATCTCGTCCGCCGCATCGGGATCGATTTGATCGGGACGCATGCCTGCGAGGCCGAGAATTACGGCCTTGTCTGTTGCATGTCCAACGCCGGTCCAGGCGAGCGAGCCATAAAGGATCGCCTCGACGCGCGCGACATTCTGCAAGGCGCCGGCAAGCTGCAACGCTTCGACGAAGCGAAAGGCGGCCACCATTGGCCCCATCGTATGCGACGAAGATGGTCCGATGCCGATCTTAAAAAGCTCGTAAAGGCTGATCACCGCGCTTCACTTCCTTTGCGAAAACATGCTCTGTCGTAGCATTTATGTTGGGGCATATCTCTCTGTTCCAAGGCCTGACCTTGCTCCGAAAGCCGCCAAGTTTTCGTAATCATTGGTTTGATCGCCCGCAGAATCAGCCCTCCTCCTCCAGCTTTCGAATCCCGCACTAGCCAAAACCCCTAAATTGCGCCTATTCTGCGTGAAAGGGCGAGGGAGCAGGCCATGGCCGAGTTCGATAATCCCGAAGACAACGCCGCCCGCATCGCGGCGAGCGAAGCTTCCACCTCGGCGAGCGGTCCGCGTTCGGATCTCGCCGCCGGTCTCTCCACGACGGAGCCCCCAGGCGGACATCCAGCCTTGGTCAAGTTGAAGCAGTACATCCACGCAAACCCAATCGGTTCGGTCGTCGCGGCTTTCGTGCTGGGCTTCATCATTGCTCGATTGTTCAGTTGATTCGCCGCTGCGAGCGATTCGCGCGGGTGTTTTCGTTGTTCATTTCTGAGGGATCGTGATGGCTTCCATTGTCGGGGTTGTCCCCTTTTCCTTCACATTTTTCGAGCCGGGCGGGACTGATCACCTTTTGCCCGGCCGCCCTCTTGAGCAAACGCAAACCGTCAATCGGCCGCGCGGAGCCGGTTTTATGGTGTCTCTCTCAGGGTTTAGCGGCGCCTTCGTCACCAATGGCGGCAATCTCCTAACGCAGCGCCCGCTTGGGCAATTCGAAGTCTTCGCCGGCATACGCGACGTCAATGTTCTGGTCTGCCGGGTTCGGTTGACGGACGAGAATTCTGATGATCCGATCAAGATCAACGTCCAGGGAACGGTGCTGTTTTTCATTTGACGTCGATGCAAAATCGCTTCGAGTGATCTTATGCAAGACCTCGCTCTCGCCTCCATTCATCATCTTCTCGTCTTCGCTCTGTTCGGCGTCCTCGCGGGTTAGCTTATGATTGTACGGCGTGATCTCAGCGCCGTCGATATCCGCCGGCTGGCGCAATTATCATCGCCGGTTTCTGTCGCGCGATCTTCACGGCGAAAGGCTGGGCCTACTACTCTCACGATCTCTTTTTTTAGCTGAAGATCGCCGCATTCGCGGGCGTTGGCCTTCCGAAAAGTCTGCAACTTTTCGGTATCATGCTATCGAACCGGCTCAAAAATGTCCTCGGCGCGGAAAAAGAAGTCCTCGTCGATGGTAAGCTCCGCTGCCGCGGCGTTCTCCACCACCTGTTCGGGGCGGCTGGCGCCGATGATTGCGGACGAGACATTGCTCTGGCGCAAAACCCAGGCGAGCGCGAATTGCGCCAGACTGACGCCGGCCTCTTTCGCGATCAGCCTGACCTCCTCGATCGCCTCCAGCACGGGAGCCTCCAGCCAGCGCCTGGGCAGCATCGAACCCATCGACTGGCTGCTCGCGCGCGATTGTTGCGGCGGAGGCGCGCCGGCTCGGTATTTGCCCGTCAGAACGCCCTGCGCAAGCGGCGACCAGACGATCTGGGTAATGCCGAAATCAGCGCAGCGCGGGAAAATATCGGTCTGCGGATAAGGCCAAAGCAGGGAATATTGCGGTTGGCTTGAAACGAAACGCGCAACGCCCTTCAGCGCTTCCGCCGCTTCGATCTTGTCCAGCGGCCATTCGCTGAAGCCGATATAGCGCGCCTTGCCCTGCCGGATGACTTCGGTCAGGGCCTCCATCGTCTCCGCAAGCGGCGTCGATTCGTCGTAGCGATGGCATTGGTAAAGATCGACGTGATCGGTCTTCAGCCGAATCAGCGAGGCGTCGAGCTGCTTGAA
It contains:
- a CDS encoding aldo/keto reductase family protein gives rise to the protein MKYRRLGASDLEVSAISLGSWLTYSGGVAKADAIACVRTALDLGVNFIDTANIYGHGAAETLLGEALDGVDRDSYILATKVYGPMSDSDQGLSRAQIFKQLDASLIRLKTDHVDLYQCHRYDESTPLAETMEALTEVIRQGKARYIGFSEWPLDKIEAAEALKGVARFVSSQPQYSLLWPYPQTDIFPRCADFGITQIVWSPLAQGVLTGKYRAGAPPPQQSRASSQSMGSMLPRRWLEAPVLEAIEEVRLIAKEAGVSLAQFALAWVLRQSNVSSAIIGASRPEQVVENAAAAELTIDEDFFFRAEDIFEPVR
- a CDS encoding FUSC family protein, with product MNKPSAGERPKPPQFPANIVWAFSKFFSAARGQINGVLQPWISRPWKGLLTAVRTHQVELRLCVRVTVATLLTYALSLFLHVPQVLWTVLTAVVMSQLSLGKSLKTTIDYFIGTLGGAIYSGIIAASVPHTNEIQFLTVLALSIAPLAFLGAIKPRFSAAPFTAVMVLLAPTITHASPLESAFYRVIEVALGGTTALVVSFLVLPSRAHGLGLEAADRMLELMARAVRELLAGCVANLDAATVTRIQDGIGPALVQLETIADEARRERVPYLSADPDLRPLLITLLRLRHDLVIIGRAAVAPFPEGFRTRLSPSIARVAESAAEFLEDSGAALLSGSAPSLVDVETSLSAYEAEIAALRQEGLTLSLSSDAMERLFGLGFALGQFYQDLKELQLRGKEFARESA
- a CDS encoding catalase; the protein is MSDKILTTTAGAPISDNQNSITAGPRGPVLMEDYQLLEKLAHQNRERIPERTVHAKGVGAYGSLTITHDITKYSKAKIFAAIGKKTEVLARFSTVAGERGAADAERDVRGFSLKFYTEDGNWDLVGNNTPVFFVRDPLKFPDFIHTQKRHPKTNMRSPTAMWDFWSLSPESLHQVTILMSDRGLPQGMRHLHGFGSHTFAFINERNQRHWVKFHFKSLQGIKNWTNREAESVVATDRESAQRDLFEAIERNDFPKWRFAVQIMPEADADKTSYNPFDLTKVWPHKDYPLIDVGVLELNRNPENYFAEIEQSSFSPSNVVPGIGFSPDKMLQARLFSYADAHRYRVGTHYESLPVNRPKNAVNTYHMDGSMRFDAPKGTDAYYEPNSFHGPVQTNIIEEPPLKISGDAARYNHREGNDDYTQAGNLFRLMSDAQKSQLFHNIADAMNGVPLFIIDRQLAHFDKADRAYGAGVRAALAEHGVLLAAE
- a CDS encoding L-serine ammonia-lyase, which translates into the protein MISLYELFKIGIGPSSSHTMGPMVAAFRFVEALQLAGALQNVARVEAILYGSLAWTGVGHATDKAVILGLAGMRPDQIDPDAADEMAENIRQQHQLSLGGHRQIRFAPDKDIVFDFETPAPRHPNTLQITAFNEGGIALLRQRWCSIGGGFIIPEDAEATAAGPQEKLPYMFRNMAEFLALGEKTGLLFAQMMQANEAMRRPLPDLFRHLDLIVETMMACIDRGLATGGILPGGLKVKRRARNLFEALEIKARSNLRHAHEVMDHVSVYAIAVNEENAAGGRVVTAPTNGAAGVIPAVMRYYRDWCPDSSVAGLRQFLLTAGAIGALFKMNASISGAEAGCQGEVGVAAAMAAAGLAAALGGSNGQIENAAEIAMEHHLGLTCDPIGGLVQIPCIERNAFGAIKAINAASLALQGDGTHRVSLDHVIATMRQTGRDMNSIYKETSRGGLAVNFPEC
- a CDS encoding efflux RND transporter periplasmic adaptor subunit, with the translated sequence MSLTISPRILRDIGLSFVAALTFVGAQPAAAEPPPPQVTVAQPLARSVPRWDEYTGRFEPLQQVEVRPRVSGAVDTINFVDGQIVKTGDLLFVIDPRPYQIAVDSAKADVAKAQAQIEVSANDVTRAQQLVETRAITLRDVDQRKANLDVANAQKLSAEAALHNAELNLEWTQVRAPIPGRVSDHRIDVGNLVQGGQSVGTLLTTIVTLDPIHFVFDASEADYIRYSRLAADGERPSSREFKNPVMVRLADEDNWSHSHGGVMDFVDNQLNARSGTIRGRAIFENKDLFLLPGTFGRLRLFGGNINVLLIPDSTIASDQASKIVLTVGPDNKVVQKTVTLGAMYEGLRVVLAGLAPTDRVVIAGIANPFVRPGALVDPKEGVISLSTDSASN